One genomic region from Henningerozyma blattae CBS 6284 chromosome 2, complete genome encodes:
- the MET14 gene encoding adenylyl-sulfate kinase (similar to Saccharomyces cerevisiae MET14 (YKL001C); ancestral locus Anc_2.510) — MTAKNITWHQGISYEERISLRGQKGYTLWFTGLSGSGKSTIACALEELLLKKKYSVYRLDGDNIRFGLNKDLGFSEDDRNENIRRISEVSKLFADSCAISITSFISPYLKERNNARLLHEEVGLPFIEIFVDAPLHIVEERDPKGLYKKARAGEIKEFTGISAPYEKPVNPEIHIKSDENTIEESVDIIYKYLLDKKLL, encoded by the coding sequence atgacTGCAAAGAATATCACTTGGCACCAAGGTATCTCTTATGAAGAACGTATTTCTCTCAGAGGTCAAAAAGGATATACATTATGGTTTACAGGTTTAAGTGGTTCAGGTAAAAGTACCATTGCCTGCGCTTTAGAAGAATTACtgctaaaaaaaaaatactctGTATACAGACTTGATGGGGATAATATTAGATTCGGActaaataaagatttagGCTTCTCTGAAGATGACcgtaatgaaaatattagaagaattagtgaagtatcaaaattatttgcaGATTCATGTGCTATATCTAttacttcttttatttcCCCATATTTAAAGGAGAGAAATAATGCTCGTCTTTTGCACGAAGAAGTAGGATTACCTTTTATTGAGATATTTGTTGATGCTCCATTACATATTGTCGAAGAGAGAGATCCTAAAGGTTTGTATAAGAAAGCTAGAGCTGGCGAAATCAAGGAATTTACTGGTATCTCTGCCCCATACGAAAAACCTGTTAATCCAGAAATACACATAAAATCGGATGAAAACACAATTGAAGAAAGTGTCgatattatttacaaatatttattagataaGAAGTTACTTTAA